GATTTGGTATTTCTTACAGTACAAGAGATATACCTTGGTATTATGTGGCTATGAAGTGGTGTATTAAGACACATGAAATAATACTGAGTGATGTTGATATGGATGGCACAATTCCCAGTGATGTACCTAAGCTTATCTCCCTACTCTGCATTTCCACCACCTCCATGGGCAATCCTGACCAGCCTAACAGTGAAAATTTTCCTTCTAATGTCTAATCTGAGCCTCCTGTCTCAgtttaaggccatttcctcatGCGTTCCTCAAACTGATTCCGGTGCTACAGACTTGACAGAGGAGTACATAgagattttctcatttttctatttcttggtATTATGTTGCAGAGTAAGATTAAATTGTTGTGCTTTCTAAAATTTTGCCTCAATAAAAAACAAGCCATAGCTGCTAACTTTCATGAAGCTTTGTTTTCTAATCTAGACCTGCTTTGATGACAGTAGAAGATGAAGGATATGAAATTTGTGTTCATGTGGTGTCTGAGTTGGTGGAAAAAATCTTCCTCAATATTCCTGCAGACTGGCTGAAGAGATTAGTAGGTACTGATTAATGAATTACTTGTGATAGAAACAGGCAGCAAAGTTCACAATGGaagcaaaatttttaatcactgactgtttaaaaaaaccctaaacaaccAACATCAAAGAATATTTCAGTGGCTCTCTGTCAAACTCAGAGTTTCAGAGGAGAGGTTGCAACAACAGGAGGTGAGATGAGTGAATGCCTATTATATAACTAAATAGTTGCAGTTACATACCTAAATATTCAATAACTAAATGGATTCCTTATGTACAAAATAGAATTTCTTAGGAGCTTTTAGAAGTAGCTGGCTTGTTTTCATGATGTGTTTCAGACAAGCTGCACTTGATACATTCTGTTTGGCTGGAGAGGTGTTTTATGTGATTCACAGGTGTTAACAGTTTAATGAGAAACAGGCTCAgcttattgtttttaaaaatgaattaaaaataaaaggtaactTTCTATTCAGATGTTGAACTTTACTTCCAGTAATTCAATGGAGCTTCATGGAGGTAGAACCTGAATGTTAGGTGCTATTGTGAAACTCAAGTGTAAATTGAATTTGTCTGTGTTTTGCAGTGCCCTCTTCAGATCTAACCTACAGCACAATCGTAGCAGATCTGTGCCACTCGCTGCTGGCAGATACAGAAGCATCCTATGTGCTGGAAATCAGAAGCCACTTTGTGCTAGATGAGAACAGCTATCCTTTGCAAAAGGATTTCCACCTGCTGAATTTTCATCCTGAACTTTGACCTGTGCACTAACTGAATAACATAGACCATAAGGACACACAGATgggaatcagaagaaaaattacttagCTGAAGGAATCGgatctctttaaaaaaaattataatgaagGATTTTGGCTTTAACttatggaaaaagcaaaatcatcAAAAGGAGTGGTATGGAATATCTGGTAATAGTATACACAGCTGGAGTAATACTGATGAATTTTcataaagtatatttttatatatgtatttttatgttaatAATTATGTTAATAAACTCCAACAATTTCTTCAgtatctgttttccttcttctcctcagaAAAGTCCACTACTATTGAGAGACTGAATTTTCCTTAGACCTGGCATAACAGAGGAAGACAGACAGAATTCAGTAATATTTTAGTTATACAATTTTTGTTTGTCTTATCCCATGTGCTGTCTGTAgcttggtgtttttgttttgctgttgtggTTTAGCAGCAGAATTTTTGCCATTTACCCTCAGcaattttgctgctgctcttttctctgGTAAAACAGAACTGTCTTGTAATCATTCCACCTCCTTCAGCTCAGGTAAGTCTCAAGCACAAATGAGGTGGATGTTATACAAAAAGCAGAAGGTAAAAAGAATTGCTCGTTATGTGACAGTTAAAAACACTGTGTTCAAACTCCTTATTTGATGATGTTTCTCACTTTGAAGTAGCTCTTGTTCAGGAAGAGTCAGAAAGGGCCTTTCTCCTTCACTCCAATGACCATGAGTACGAGGACATTGGTAAGTGCATCAGAATTTGTTTCTTCACAATTTAGCTGGAATTACTGAACGCACAAGCTGGAAGTATTGTTACTTCAATGTGTAAGAAGAGAGGACCGTACCGTACATCAGGTCAGACAGGTGACTTCCCACCTTAGAGGTATTTGTTAACAGACACTCTACATTGCATGCATCTTCCTGCACAAACCAACTGACTGAAACACTACTAACGGCTTCATTTAAGATCTTGATTGGTATGATTGACataataaaagacaaaattgaTTTGATAAAGTCATTTTATTCTAGTAATATGTAAACTGTATGATAACTGTGTAGTTTTTCTTCCCAGAACAAACACAATAGCTTTGCTTATCAGATTGGTTTGCAGTAGTTTTGTGGGGCTGAAAAGTGAATACAGCTCTTTGGGGTTGAGTTGCTGGTATTACTCCTTTAGCAAAGATATAATGAGTGTTGAGCACTTTTCAAATTCAGTTTAATGTAATGAGTTCAGGCTCATTTTGTATGCAGTGGTGTAATTAGCAAGACAACCTGAGGGTACCATGTAACGTATCAGATGGTGGATCAGGGAAGTCTGTTCCAATTCCTCTGTGGTATCTTCTCATTCGTAACACTTCCTTTAGGTAATAACAATATTATCAAAATGGAAAGTGGTTTCATCTCCCCAGAGAAGcctaatttttttaagattttgaaTTAATTAATACTGTATCCTGTTTGAAAGGAAGTTGGTTTGATTTCAGCTGTAGAGGTTATGGAACACGATTGTGCAAAAGGTTTTACTGCAGTAGTCTGTGTGTTTGGTTTATGACTGTACAGTGAGAAGGGTACAGAGCTCAGGTCCCCAGTGAACAatcaagaagagaaaaatgtcctattttattttgattaggAGTAATTGCTCTGAATTACTTTACAGAGCAGTAATTTACCTAAGGAAGAAGACTGCTACTAAAACAGACATATGCCCACGCAGCTTAAGCTGATTGGATTTCCAGTGTAAGAATGGTCATACTAGGTCAAAGCCAAGGCTCTTGTAATCAATGCTCTGTCTCCAGAAGGGATGTGTGTAGAGAGGAATATAAAAGGACAGGACAAGTCTTCATCTTACTGTCTCAGAGTATCCCAGTACGGCACTAGCCTCCAGTCACTTGTGACTCTGTGACTTCTCTGCTTGTCCCTTAGTGTCAACACCGAGTGCTGTAGCTGGGGTCTGCTGAAAACATTGAGTTACTGCAGGGAGTACACCGTGCTGAGGGATGTGCACAGCAAGCAGTGCCTTCACCCCTCCTCTTCAAAAGAGGTGTTAAACATAATGCTGCTGTTTTAAATAAGTTCTACGTGTGTTAGTCAGTATCTTTTGGGCCTTGTCTTTGTTTTGGCATGCTCACTGGGTTCCTGTCCCCTTGGGTGAAGCCAGTGTGGGGATGTGGAGCAGTGGGCAGATAGGCCTGGTGTCATCACTGGCAGTTCTTGGGTTGTTTTGGGCTCTGTCTACATGATGGGTGATCATTTGTGCCCAGAACTTATGACCAAGAAGTGAAATTTACTAGTCAAAATAATTAATACTGAGAGATCATGTTTGGCTGTTTTGTTTGCTCAGCTGTGTGTTAATTAAATTTAACATATATTttgaagagaggaaagagataTTCCCAGCCTGCCAGGGAGtaaaacttttatttatgtttggtcaaggaaataatttattttattcttttctacTTCAGATACAAAATCTTAGCAGAGATTTTTGTACCCTTTAGATGAGAAAGACAGTAAGAGCTTTTCCGTGTTGAGGTTGTTTTTTCTCAGTGCTGTTCATGTGCTGTGGCAGAGAGCATGCCATCGTTTAACCAGCTCCTTGGGCTTGCTGATCATCTCGTTCCAGTGTTCCAGTTCTTTGCCACGTGTGTACATGAAAGGCCCAACTACTACTCGTCCCAGCAGAAGcgtttctgggaaaaaaagaaagcagttgGTGATGAACACCTGTGATGCTTCTCTGAAATCCTTGCCTAAATCAGAATATCAACCTGTGTTTCTCCAAGTAATGTGTGTTctgaaaggtatttttaaaccaaaatattcttcAAGGAAATAACTCTGGACTTCAGGCTTTTAGCTTCTATCTGCTGAGGTTCAGCATCAAAAGGCACAGGAGTGTGTGGGTGTTTACTCAATGCAGGCCTGTCCTCTGCCCTGCAGTTAAACTAAAACATCTTCAAGGCACAAATACCCAAATCTGCCCTGCCCCTTTACCTCAGGTTTACTGTGGAAGTGTGCCCTAATTTTGGACATCAGCAACCTCAGTAGGATTCATATGATGCTCTGgtttcacaaaaaataaatgcagttacTGAGACAGCTGGGAGCTGTAATATGTATGTTGCCAAGGAGCAGATTGTTTATTCATGCCTGGACTTTTCAGCTATGAATGGGGAAAATTATTGAGATCATATTTGCACTGCAGGGAAGATGTTTTTCTTGTGAGCAGTGGAAGTACTGGATTCTGATTTGTTTCTGTAAGCAGAACTCCTTAATGGATTCTCCAACAGTTAGTAGGAGGTGGCCTCAAGCATCAGGTTTTCTGCCAGGGAATGGGGATGTTTGCTAATCTGTCCTTCTTCTCTCTCAATgctgaaagaattaaaattcaTATTCCTCTTACAGATTTGCTTAGAATGCGTGAATGGTCACAGAATTTTGGAGGCTATGTGTTCACATAAGCTTGTTTTAACAGGATACTGGAATGAAGCAAAGACGCAGCACCTTGTACTGGCACTGTCTAGTCTACAGAGATTTTGTTCATGTCTTCCATCAAATTTAACCTCTGAAAGAGAGACATATGCTTAACTACAAATAACTTGTTCTGCTTTTAAAGAGACAACCTTTGAAATACCCCAAAACTCTTACATGTTTTATGATTATTGCTTAAAAGGAATTCCTCTCAGGTTTAAACATACCTCAAATATGTAAGAGATTTGACACCTTGACTGTAATACTTTATATGACTGTAATAATTTTACATATATAACTTACTTATCTAATAATATATAACTTACTTTCTCCTTTGATACTCTGGAGCACAGATAGACTCAGGCTTGCTGTATCCAGCTCTGTCTGATCTGCCTTGAAACTGAAGGTTTCATTGTACACAGGATTGGGAGTTCCCAGAAGAGTTGCTGTCTTTTTACTTTTGATGAATTTATTGTGGTTCATTAGTGAGACTTTGACATACACAccttggagaaaaagaaattcaagacTAAAAGGTATCTTCAAGAAGCAGTTTGGGACATGGCttaaggaatttcttccttttgggaGTCAGTATCAAGTATAACATCAGATTGAAAGATTCATGGAACACACATGACAGCATGACATAAAGCAGGGTACTTGTACTGAGGGTGCAGTTTTGCAATGCACTTTCCAGTTTAAGTGCTGTTAAAATAAGCAGCCATATTCTTACCCTGCATCCTTGATCTTATGTTTCCGTGCCTTCCCTTCATCTGATGGAGACTTTTTTGAAGGCTTAATTTGTCCAGTCAAAAAAAACTTCATAGTTGATGTGTGTATATTGAGAACTAaacctattttctttttaaatggtaGGTGTATTTTGCATTTACATTGTTTAGCTTCAAAGCCCTGCAAGAAATCGCTGCACACTGAAATTCAAGTTTGGTTCTTCATCTGTTTTTGCTTTGAGTGTTGGATTTGAAACAACATTTTGAGGTCATTGAGACCAGGAACATAAATATGATGTACCAGGTAAAGCCCTCTGCACTAAAGGAGAAAATTGTGACTCTGTGCCATGGTCCTTTGAACAATAGCCAGGCTGTCCTAAACTGGGATTTTTTCTCCTAACTCAGTTCCTCCCAGGACAGATGTTCAGCATAAGCAGTTGTCCTGCAGCTGTCACCTCTGAGAATTTGACTTAAGACAACTGTTAATGTCAGTATCCCCTGAAATGCTGCATGCTCTGGATGAGCAAAAGGATGTTGCTCACTGTACtaaaacaggagaaaagagTTACCACCAATTGCCACAGGACAAACCATTTTTTATGAAACAAACGCCAAGGATAGCAGAACTAAGCTATCAGTTTGTTTCCACTCAAATCCACCAGGATGTTTACTTGTTCCTGTGAGAGTCCCACAGCACAAGCCTGGGTGGACAGATGAGGAAGgagcaaaataaaacaggaataGTGGAGCTGATAGCAGGGAAGAAATCCCACTTACCAACAGCAGGGCTCTCCTCCTGGAGCTTTAGTCCCCTGGCCCTCAGAACCACCACAGTGAGACGGCCCAGGTAGTCATTGTAGCTCAGGGAGAACTGGATGTCCCCATGCTCTGAAGGAGGCTTTGGAAGCAGAACAACACCTGTCAAATATGTCTGAAAAACTCTCTCATTGTGTGGTcaaatggggagaaaaatccTTATTCATGCTAATGGTTTCTGTCACACTAAGGCGTGTGAGTGAATTGTAATGGCTTTACTTATGCTGTTGTAACGTTTGATGGAACCAATTAATCAGCCTTCCTAACCCTTGGAGTTACTCTTTTCCGGAGGATATATCCTTGTctcttctgctcttttctgctCTTACTAAttgaaaagagaagcaaataaCAAAAGTTCTTATGTAACTACCTCCTAATTCACGTGACTTTTTCTAAGCAGCTGGGTAATCCCTTTACAACAGCTATGGATCTGCAGGTTGGTAAGATGGGAATTTTGGGTACTTAGTAGAATATAGTTCTACTTCAGCTCTATCCTTCCAATACTTGTAAGGTGACAGAAGTTCCACAGTGCCAAGCAGCCTGGAATCACATACCTCcaagttttctttctccagatCTCTCCATATGACTAGTTTGTTGTCCTCAGTTAATGCTTCATTTTTTAGTGGGAAGATAACTTGGCCTAGGAGATGATGCTTCTTCTGTTTATCAACATGATAAACCAAGAACTTTAGTGTCCTTTGGAGCAACATTTTACTGGAAACCTGtacaagaaaaggaagaatattAGAAAATATAGAACATCTGACACTTTTCTtagctctgcagagcactgtACAAATAGCAGCCCAGACATACCTCCCAGGTTCTGCTGTCTAGCCTACTtccacagcaaagaaaataaaagctgtgaaagCATTCTATCAGTATTGACTCCTGCACTTCTAGAACTGCTGGGCTGAAATGCTCAGCTGTAGTTCAAACTGGAGTTTTCATTATTCCCAGGGCAAGGTCTGGAATCCTTAACTTTGGTACAGACCAGAGGTAAGATCAGTTCTGGAGCCACACACCTCTGTAGCCCAGGATCTCCAGAAGCCCCAGTAAAAAATCCTGTCTCTGGTGGAAACAACTTCTGTCTTGGTAAAAGCATTGAGAACATCCAAACATGTACTGTAGTTTGACAAGTTAATATTTGCAAACAAAAATCTGTCTCATCAAAAGAAAAAGTACctggaaaacaaagttttcGTCAAACTGCGGGTTAAGAGTTTTGCGTTTTGTTTTGGACTGCAGGTAGCTTCTTTCATCAGGCAGCAGGTAGATTTTCACAAATGGACTACAGGAAtcagcaggaggctgcagctttCTGACTTTGATCAAGGAAACCAGGAGCCTTTCTGACTCTGGCTCGTATTCTATGGAGAACCAGAGGCGGCCAATGTTGCCATCAGGAAAATCTGTTTCGCTTTTGTCTTCAGGAAACTTGTACAGATCTGGGTTAATGGTGCCTACAACGTAAGCTCCAGCTtcaagaaaagacaaaagaagcaCCCTCAGATTAGCCTCAAGAACCATTGCAGGCATTTTTACAACCACTGCTGTATTGGGGTAAATCAGATTACCCTCTTTTATTAACAATCAACTTTTTGTaagattttcatgttttatttcctttctcaaaTCTGGGGGAGTAATTGTAGGCTGcagcacttttctttctcttattcctGTGATTGTACCTTGTTAGTTCTCTCTATTTGTTGTTGCTGGCTCTGCTGTTTCTGGGACCAACAGACACTACCTGGCCTTTACAAAATACGGGAGGGGAGATTGCTTTGTCTGCCCAATGTGTGAGATATCACAGCACTGGCACTAAAATGACTGCATTCTTGCCCAATtcttatatataaaatatatagagAGAGCATTTAGGGCTTGTGCTGTGTAATGCTATCTCCGGTGTGCCCCTAAGATACACATTTCATAATAATAGAACCACCCTACCCTTAAAACTAGTCCCATTTTTGCAATGCCATACCCAAAGAATGAAATGATGACCGTGGCCCAGACTGAGGGGTCATGTAGGGGACCCTGTCTTCCTGAACCTGCTCCTCATTTGTCAGGTGAATCCAGTCTTGCCCATGCAGTGTTGGTGGAATGATAAATGGAACACTTCTGGATCTGCTCAAGACAACAGCACATAGTTTAAATGTGGAAACCAAACTTGGTAAGAGTAGTAAGTTTACTGTTCTTATGTCACAATGTAAAAATTCTACAGCCATgcaaaggtaaaaataaaagcaaaagcataTAAAATCAATTGCTTAATGCATAAAAATCCGGTGAAGCACATTAGGCCGTAATTCTTCTGACAGATTAttctctttccccctttcctttaGAATTTATCtttcaaaggaaaggaagaattaaCTGCAGCTGCTTGTTTTAGAGCCCCCAACCCCTGCAATGTTTAATTCTCTAAGAGAGTCTCCTTCCTGAACTGAAGTCCTATTGGTTTTATTATTAGACTAGAAATTACTCTGGAACATAGGCTGTGTTTGTCTAAATAACAGGTAAAGCTATCGATGAACCAATTAGACTTGAGAATATTCTCTCTTTTAAATGAATCAGAAATAATCATCACTTTCATAATTAGATGATCCTTTTcctaaaagaacaaaacagaacatgACTGATGTTTTCATATAATTTAGGGATCTCATTTATTTCTGTACATGCATATATTTGGATTACCTGCTCATTTGAGATTTGACAAGTTGAAATAAATTATACAGCatatgctttaaaaacaaaatgaaaatatataccTCGTGCTTTTTACTTGAATTTCAGAATTTGCCTGATCCTGGAAAATGGCATTTGCATTTGTTGTTTTGACAGGATTAATGAGCTTTTCATAAGAAAAGAAGAGGCAAAATTTCTTCCAGAGCAGATATGCAGTTGTTCCAAGGAGAACAAATAAAAGGATCCCTCCTATTATACCTCCAGCCACAGCAACTGCTTGTTCTGTTCAAACACAAAAGCACATAAAACATCATAGGAAGAGCaaagttaaatatattttgtgtgtAGACAGGAACATTAAAGCTAacaaaaaacattccaaaatgatttttaaatgaagcatTTAGCTCATGTGCACATTTTTTTTGGTTATAGCATGGTGCAGCACCTGAAGAGACATGACAATGACAGATTACAGTGTTCAGAAGCCCTGGCAGTACTGCAATGTAAGAGACTACAGAGATGAAAAAACCCAGATGCAAAAGAATTGTTCAGGCTCTTGTTTGGATTTTCATTTACCTTAGCATGACAGAAGTGCTAGAGCTTGcataatggaagaaaaagagaacccaGAAGCACCTAATATGAAAAGGTAccattattttggtttgttcttccAACTATTCATCTGTGTTGAATCTAGACCCTGGCACAAGGAACAAAGTAAAGCTctgggttgttttctttctaaggATGCATGTGTTTCCTGATCTGTGAAGTCAAAGTTAAATATCCATTAAACACAGTTTCCTGAATCATGAGTACTTAATGTACAACAAAACCTTGTATAATTACTGtgaacaaaccaaaacccaaataaaccTTGGTAAATGTATTTAATATGAATGAGAAATTCTGTTGTGAGAATTTCCCATTAGACCAAGGGTAGACAGTTGATAATGGGCTCAGTTCATTGCTTTCACATGTTTGCTGAGAATGCTTGAGTGATAGGCTGCAAAGATTATTTTGCTGTGTATCTAAACTCCAGAATTATCTTCCACTCTGCAGCCATGGCAAGGcagctcaggagcagctgagcgCTGGGTGCTGACATTCTCAAGGTCTCCCCTGAAACTGAAGTAGTGAAGTGACCTGGGATTTTCTCACAACTGGTGTtgaattttctcctcttctctgcaTTGGGTAGGCATAACTGTGATtgtgttttattcctttccctttttatctctCTGTGCTTGTTAGGTACATTGCAAATAGCCATCTCCAAAAAATGTTACAAGTAAAATAAAGACAACACAAGCACAAAATAATCAATCAACACTAGTGATAGGTTTGAATAATTCAAAACTAATTTCATTTAATTGAGTTTGTTCATTAAATCTATAAAGAGCATGGGAGGTGAGTTGCAAATAGATATTCTGCTGATCTTTTTCAGTGTTGCCCTGTTGCAGTAAATGACATGAAATGTCCTTCGGCTACAGAACACTTAAGTAATTACCGTGTGCTATAAAATTAACCTGGCCATAGCACCTCAAAGGCTTTAATGTGAT
This portion of the Hirundo rustica isolate bHirRus1 chromosome 8, bHirRus1.pri.v3, whole genome shotgun sequence genome encodes:
- the LOC120755799 gene encoding synaptotagmin-15-like, whose amino-acid sequence is MPEQAVAVAGGIIGGILLFVLLGTTAYLLWKKFCLFFSYEKLINPVKTTNANAIFQDQANSEIQVKSTRSRSVPFIIPPTLHGQDWIHLTNEEQVQEDRVPYMTPQSGPRSSFHSLAGAYVVGTINPDLYKFPEDKSETDFPDGNIGRLWFSIEYEPESERLLVSLIKVRKLQPPADSCSPFVKIYLLPDERSYLQSKTKRKTLNPQFDENFVFQVSSKMLLQRTLKFLVYHVDKQKKHHLLGQVIFPLKNEALTEDNKLVIWRDLEKENLEPPSEHGDIQFSLSYNDYLGRLTVVVLRARGLKLQEESPAVGVYVKVSLMNHNKFIKSKKTATLLGTPNPVYNETFSFKADQTELDTASLSLSVLQSIKGEKTLLLGRVVVGPFMYTRGKELEHWNEMISKPKELVKRWHALCHST